A stretch of DNA from Pogoniulus pusillus isolate bPogPus1 chromosome 8, bPogPus1.pri, whole genome shotgun sequence:
TCAGTGCAAACATGCATGTATTTGTCAGTTAAGTTTTCCCCTGGAGTCCAAAATCCCTTATGCACCACTACTGTTCTACAGTGGAAACATCAGGAAGATAAAGTAGTTCCTAGAAGTGCAAAATGGACCAGGTTGTCTTACTGTCTAAACTgacagaaatggaaaaaaaacccaaaccaaaaaacactcaaaacccccaaaactgaATAGCTGACGGCAACAGTGGTTAAAACTTCCCTTAACACTTTTGGCTGAAATATTCTGAAGTACAGATAGTCACGGCAGTAAAATTTGGGTTAGGTGTTCCAGAAGTTATCTGAATTTCCTGCTTCAGTCATCTGAGAGATCCTTCTTAAAGTCCAAAGACATTTAAGTGCCATAGTGAAAAGCAGGCTTACTTGTTAACATCTCATACAGAACACTCCAAAATGTATTAGCCACTACAGAAATGTCAGATCTAAAtatattctatgatttgattttATCCAGTATTGACTTCTTAATGAAAGAGAGATCTGGCTAGGCTAGGAGCTGTTAGAAATGCTTTTAAAGATGGAGAGAATGATGAAGCAGGTAGGATTAAGAAAAAGACTTTTCCCTGAAGAAGCTCCATTGTGATTCTCTCCTGATCTTTCAGCAGTTGCTGCCCTAGAGCTGCAGTCGTAGCAGTGAATGGTTAGGAGGActcagctgcttttctctttcccagtcCTGGGCTTCATCCATAGTCCAGTCTCTGCAGCCTCAGTACACAATCAGGAATGTCCAGGGTCTTTCTGCATGGCCAGCATCCATACTGGGACACACTGCTCAGGGAatccctcctgcctctcctctcgtAGGATAGTGAGTCCACTCATTTCAATGAGGCTGTGGATGATATTCAGGTCTCTGATCACACTGCTATCCAGACAATCCAGGACACAGCCCTCCCTGGCTACATTGTCCTTGAGAATGATGACACCATTATCCTTCAAGCCATTCTGGCACCGGATTAGAAAGTGCAGGAGATCTTTATCTGTCAGATATCCTACAGGTAAAAAGATGGAAATAGATCACTATTAAGCATTCAAACAGACTCCTCCTGTACACATCCGAATGGTGCCTTGATCCAAGTCTCTATACCCCGTTTATTGCAGGAGGAGATCAAGTCCTGACAGACTTAATTATGAAATCTTGAGTAAATCAACAAGACCAACAGTTACAAATGCAAATCAGCATTCAGCCTCCATATTAGTTGTAGAAACAGATGAGGATAGAAGTCAATGGGAACAGTGGAGAAAATACTGCATGATGAAGGATTCTTTAATCTGGTAGTTAAAAGTCATAATAAGAATCAGTGGTAGGAAGCTGGAGCCAAACAAATTCATACCGGAAATAAGTGACAACAATTTCACAGTGTAATGACCCATTGGGAACTACCAGCAGAAAAGTGCTGTTTACCACCTCTTGAAGTTCTCAAATCCAGCATGGTTGAATTTCTCAATATATGTTTTAATTGAACATCaactgctgcctcagcacaaTATGTTACTGAGATTTTGAGTTTTATCCTTCCTTCTCAATGATCAGTACTTCTGAACCACTGAGATCACTAGTGCAGGacacagagaaaagcaaaatgaaagctCTCATATGTCAGACATCTCAAATGAATTAGCATGGACAGGTGGTCAGAAACTGAATGAAAACTTGAAAAaatttgtttgtattttctaGTCAAAATATTTAGTTTTCCTGATGGAAGATTTAAACTTTGATTAATGGAAGCTGTCATTTCAAAACCACATTTTGATATAGCATGCCAGGTTTCTTTAACcaacctcccctcccctcccaaaaaaaaaaccacacaagaaAAAAGCTCCAAAGCCTACATTTGAATACCTTTCAAgttgaaggaaaacagaaaattcTGTAAGAAATGTAAACTATTATTTTTTCATAAAATAACAACCTGGGCTCAGAGACTTATACTTACAAATCAAGATTGCATTAACAAGATGCATTAGAGCTTTTGAACGCTTAATTTGGAAACTAATGTGCTCCTAACACTCAGCTTTTAGGCTAGCTTCTTAAGAAGATGAGCTCTTAATGGTGTTACTCTCTACCACACAGTCCTGCCCTCACTCCCCCAAAAAGCACTGAGTTTGTTGGCATGATTCAGCCAAAAGAAGGGTAAATGTTTGTTTAATGCCTAAGATCACTACGTATTTCATTGAAATTGATGGAGGAAGGAGATTCAGATCTGTGTCTATGCTAAGGAAAAGGCACACGTTCTCTTTGTTCAGCCACATAGCTGATCAGCACAGCCCCTGACCAGTCTCACATTGAGTTGGATTTGCTCTCAAGATGTGGTAGGAGCTACCTTTACTGCAGTGACTGGTaattcaagaaaagcaaaatttCAAAAGCAAGCAATACCATTCTGAAGCAATATGCCGGCACAGCTGCAAAGATGTGTTCTAAGAAGCTTGGTTTTATCACTTTTTTATGACTGTGTAGAGGACAAATAAGTGTTTCTGAAGAAAACCACCTCCTGTGCTAGTACCTCTGCCTCCATCTTGGTAAGAAAGTCTCCAGGGTTTTGGAGAGAAGTTATTTCTTTGGGCCTTCTCATTTGCTTTTGAGCAACAACTTCTGCACCATGGACACTTGGGTtcagagattaggaaaaaacttTATTttgctggatgttaggcagtTAGGTACCACGGTAGGttttctagaaaaaaaaaaaaataactcttTTTTGTTAGGTTTGGGGAGTTTTGGTGAAGAACATAGCCCACATTATCTGATTGTCAGTCTGCTGCTCTTAATGCTGCAGGGCATTCACTGTGGAGGCTGCAAATGAAGCAGATATTTCTTATATGAAGGGGGTACTGTGGGACATAGTTAAGTCAACCTGTTTGATAAGCATCAGTGTAAGTCTAAGACATGATTTGGTTTATAGGTAGTGGTGATTTCACTATGGCTTTTTTTCAGATTGTTTCCTGAAATCCCTGCTCACAGATGAGGCTGACCCTGTGTATCTGGCCACAGCACTGGCAACTAAGAAGGAGAACTGCTGCTCAAAAAAACCTATATATAAGGGCTACTTCTTAGCTGCACCTTAGTACACAGGCTGCTTTTAAAGAACATGAAACTTCTTCTAGTACATGAcctgaaaacaaacaacttGATTTGTACCCACTGTGGGTGTGGCTAAGGAGAACTCTCAGAAGCCCTTTGTGACATTTTAGGAAGCAGTCCAAAACACCTGAGAACCCTCTTTTACAGCTGCATCATTCTTCTAACATAAATTTTAGCACAGGCTGTATAACTCTCTGAGATGTTTGGATGGATGAATCACGCTGAACTAACCTGAAACCCACTGAATCCAGATGACATCATATCTTTGTGGGGCTGGAGTGAATTCCTGGAGGCTTTTACAATAATACATCTCTACTCTGTCCTCCTTGCCCTGTAGGTAGTTTGGGACCTCAGCCAGGAAATTCTCCATCATATCCACCAGTTCCACGCTCTTGAAAACTGGTAACAGGACATGCTTGCTGATACGACCTATCCCAGAGCCGCAGTCCAGGGCACGGTTGGTACCAGCTTTCCCCACTCCCTGTGGGACACAAGAAAATCATTTGAAAGCTGAACAATACCATCTGAGAGATCATAGCAATTGTTACCTCTACAGCCTTCATTCCATCAAGCCTAGTGTCTTGTCTCCTTATTTGTGCAGGGCAGGTGATTCTACCAATTTACTtcactctgatgagacctcacctggagtactatgtccaggtctggagtcctcaacacaggaaggacacggACCTGATcaagagggtccagaggagggccacaaaaatgatcaaggggttggagcacctctgttacaacaacaggctgagggagctggagttgctcaGCCTGAAAAACAGGAGGGTccaaggagacctaatagcagcctacCAGTAACTgaaaggggtctacaagaaggatggagagagactgtccACAAAggtctgtggtgacaggacaaggggcaatggcttcaaactacagaagagcagattaagattggatgttaggaacaagttctttaccatgagggtagtgaacaCTGGAACACGTTGCAAaggaaggtagttgaggccccatccctggagatattcagggtgaggttcagcaaggctcAGGACAGATACACAACATCCTGTGTTTGGAGAAGATCTTGGAGTTGTAGCTAACTTACAACAACTGCAGAAGTTTGGAATGGAGCATATACAGAATTTTAGTTTTAGGTACAGAGACAGGAAAGATGGTTGAGTAGATTTTGCTTAACTGTTCCATTTCTCTTCATAAATATCATCTCTGGACAGAGACCAGTCATGAACAAATGTGGTACAAAGGCTATGTCTATGAGAAATAATGAGTCACTGTAAAACGAGCTTTATAATGAAGGCTGTTTTTCACCTCTGAAGCTTCCATACTGGCTATAAAAAGGCTCTTAAGAGCCTTCTGCTGTTTTGTAAAACAGAAATTTTAAGTCTGTACTTGCAATGACTGTGGGATTGGAGCTCCTGTGGCCAAAGTTATCTGTTAAATAAATATATTAAAAGTACATGTAAACACCTTTACCCTGTCCCCTGAAACTGAGTAGTGAAGTGGATGCTATGGGCCAaagttgctgctgcagctttgccgCTCTTAAAGGAAGTAAACCCTGGAAGATCCCTGCTCTTCCTGCATATTGAGAGACTCTGTCTGTCATGGTCAAATATAAATCACGAAACTCACCACTCTTTTGGCCCTGCTTCAGTGAGTAATTCAGTAGATTATTAAGGTCAAAGGACAGCACCACCAATGACATGACTATGAATAGCCCAGCGGAGCATCTGGTTACATGGAGTAACTATAGAAAGAGCACAAGGGCCTCAAAGGCTCTCACCAATCTCCAAGGCTGCTGGTCCCAATTTGTATACCTAGGAAGATTAATTTCCTGATGTATGCAAGAGTCCACAAGCCTTCAACCCTACAGGACTCTGGAGACTACCTGCTTGTAGTTAGCCAGAAAATGTGAGCCATTCTTCATTCACAGGCTGCACTTAGGAGCATGTGGCTTTTACTGAGGACCAGACTAAGTTGTAACAAGGAGTTTGTGAAATAAGGAACTGCATCTCGAACCTTTTCAAGGTGGATTTCCATACTGTTTGCTGGCAGATACACAGAAGTGTACACCAATGTGATTAAGCAAAAATATTTGAGGGAGCTGGTGAGCAAACCAGGATGATTCACCAAAACAACTAACAGAATTCAACAAAAAGTTGTAGAACTTCTTTGATATTTTTGTTTCAGAGAACCAATAGTCACAGTACCTCACTCTAAACAGAGAATTAATCTCCCATGTTGTGCCATGGTAAGGACCTCCAATCTCCATTTGCCatcaaaaagaaggaaaggaaacaatCATGGGAGATGAGGCTTGATCCCACACTTCACTGAAAGGGAGCAAGAGCATTGCACAGTCAGTTGAGAAGCCCTGtgaagcaccacagctccatttGTAGTGAAAATGTTGACATAATTCCATGTTCAGCTAATATATTTTCAGTTTGGAAGTGCTCAGAGCTTTGACAGAGTATTAACATTTTCTTTGGAAGGCAATCATTTTCCCAAAAGCCTAACTGAGTTGAAAAGCAGGTtccttatttaaaaaaatagtatAAGTGAAAATTTTAAGCCAGAACAGGCTTTGAATTTTAAGGTTGACTGCTCCTCTGATTACCTGCTTCCCATTTCTCAGAATCACTCTCTTTTAGGACATATACACACCCAAAAATTCCTTAGAGCTAAAGAGGGCACTACCAAATTTCCTTACAGATAAAAAAGCTGTGGAATATGTTCGTGATGCTACTTTGGGTCTTGCAAGGGCAAGAAGGTAGTGTAGATATGTAGGATAAGAGAAATCAGAGTTCAAAAAACATATACAAATCACAGTGATTTCCTTCCcaaatttaaaaaagaaaataaggaagTTTTCAACAACATCTCTTCCACCCCTCTGATCAAGCAGGAGAAAAATCCCTTTAAAGAAGCTTTTCATTCAGTAAGTAACCAGTCAGGCAGGTGAAGCAAGggcaagaaagggagaaagcatTTAGGGTAAATTTGGAACTACAAAGTTAATATAGTCTCTGTCTGTATTATTTCATACACCTATATCTCAGAACTCTCCTGAATTAATAGTTTCTTTGTTCCATTTATTCTTCTTTTACATATTACCTCCGGATTAGGCACTTGAAAACACAGTGTCTGTGGACATAAAGTCTTTAATTGGCATTAACACATTGACATAAATATGCAGTGGTACAGCTCTGCTGATAACCCTTCAAATACGACTGTACCTAAAACAGCCTCTAGCTTGTCTGTACAGTTCTGCTGGCTCAGGTAATGTTGCTCTTGGTTAGAGTTCTGCCCACACACACATAAAACCTCTTAACTTGAGCACAGTGGCACTTTTAACTCAGTTTGACTAGCCTGGGCAGGAGACAGGCTAAAATATAAGTGAAGTCCTTAGTCCATTCTCTAATTTCTTCCATGTGCCCAGGCAAGATAAATTCTCTAACAGTAAAGAAATCTGTAGCTCAGTTTACAGTGGTGCTAAGAATCATGCTAAGAAATGCCATACATGAAGGTATGCAACATCAGTCATGTAAGGAAAATGTCACTGTGTGGCATTTCCACATCAGCCAAACTAACTCCAGAGGGGTAATTTGAGTGGAACTGGGCACCTGGTTTTTAAGGAGCTTTAGTTTTGCCAGAAAATAAAGTTTTGGAAGAACTCTCTAAGAAATGGGTATTTGAAATCTAGAAAGCAGTTATACCCAAAAAACATGTGAAAGAATGTTGAAAATGTCAAGATATTCCTTTTCTACAGctttcaaggaaaaaaacccaaacttgtcCATTTCTcatttctaaacagcatttttcATTTTGGAACTGACTTGAacacttgaaaacaaagggaaaaattTTGAAGAGGGCAAAACAATTAAAGAAAAAGTGAAATATATTCAGCTGATCTGAAACTACTTGTAGAGCCATAAATGGGGAAGATGTAACTCAAATTAGCTGCACAATAAAGTCACTACTATAAGAAAGTCAGTAAATATCTGTATCTGGTTCAGTAGGATGCAAAGTGTAgtaggaagaaaggaaaataaaccacAGTATAACAAATTGACTGTATCTCAACAGAGACAAGCCACAGCAAACTCAGAATTGGCAAAACATGCAGATTCATTTCTGAGCTTTTTTGTTTCCCCTTGTTTGATCTTGGCCATTCAGAGTATCTTTTCTATTCCCAGTTATTAATAGGAGCAGGAACTCTGCTCTGGAGTATTTTGTATCTGTCATCACACCTGATGCACTGGGTATGATTTCTCTTTGGCATGTGAAACCCTGCCACTGACTGTACTTTCCTTCTGGGGTCTTGAAGATGAGAAAATGTAATAGTATGATATAAATCTGCTGTTCAGGAAGCTGAATCTATATTATGTCCTAGGAAGTGTGAATTTTTTCCCTGAGTACACCCTTGTGTACCACTTGCATTCCAcaaatgtcttttaaacaaGACTCAAGTCAAATTTAAGGGATAATTCTTTGGGCTGGCTCTAGGCTTGCCAGttgcattttctttctgaaaataCCATTTTACCACTGGGTTCAGCTGTTGCTTAACTTCCTCCGCATTATCTTATTTCGTGTTTGTAGAAAGCCTGATACAGTGAGGCACTGAAATGCTGTGAAGCCTTTTTGCATTGATCCAGATGTCTCTTCATAACAAAACTGTAGCTGTTCACTTGTGTATTACCACTCTAAAATCTTCCCTCTATCAGGTATAGCAAACTCTGCCATTAGTTTCCCTTTACTGGTGTACAGGATTTCTGTCTGTTGTTGAGCCACACTCCttttccctcccaatccattcAAACTACACAACATCTAATTAACAtattgagggtttttttccacagtaGATCATTAAGACTGAAAAAAAGGTTATCTGGTTATCCCAAATTTATACATATCAGCAGAAAATAACAGATCTATGTTAGCATTACATAGCACTAGTCATTAAGGGAGCAGGAGAACTGAAGAATAGGTTTTCTGGTAGCTTTGTGGATTCTTTTGCATTTAACACTGTTGTTGAGCTAATTCAGTGGGCATTTTCCCTGGGAAAAGGGTATGGGCAGGCAGAAAATGATCAGGCCACACTTTTAAATATCTGCAGATTCCCAAAAACACATTTAGGCATCAAAAGGATTTTCTGAAGCCTAAGTGCCAAAGTGATGCTGCTATTGTAGGTGCTTTTAGAATTCCAAAGCAGACCTTCAAAGATGTTTACAGACCTTTAGAAACTGGCATGTAAAAGGGCCCCAGTGACATTAGAAtgttaaatgatttttttttcctaaacagAAACTCCACTTTTAGTCCCCCTACTTTTCCAAATGGATTGCAGGAATTAACACTTGTAGACAAATCTCTCACTGAAGCCAGCAAGAACTTTATCATGAAAGGTCCCAGTCCTGCACTGAGAATTAATCTCACATCCAAATACAGCAGTAAGAACTCCTTGCATAATCCTGTTTGCAGCTTTGAAGGGTAagaaaaggaggcaaaacaggTAAATAACCAGACAAGGCCTGGCAAAATATGTGCTCATGATGATGCATGACCTGGCAGAATACAATTACTAGACCCAGTGAAAGTCAGTTACAACCTGTGACTGTATATCAAATATGACATTTGGTGCCATTTAAAATCTATGTGACTGGGCACGGTGCATGTCATTTATGacacatcaccactgtttctggCAGAAGATGGAATTAAATGACTCACCCCAACAAACTTCCTGAGAAACTCCTGGGAGGATTCAATGTCTGTATTGGAGAGCTCAATGTAGTCTCCCATCATGCCCTCTTCTGTGGCTGGCACCTCCTGGTAGAAGTGTTTGGCCCTGGCGTAGAACTGCATCTCCCCATTGATAACTTGACTTGTCAATGCGTAAAGTTTCACTGCAAGCAGATAAATCACTATTTTATTGTTAATGACAGATACTTAGTTTATTGCTCTGGAGGCAAGATGCTGAAGATGTATAAACTTGAGTTGAGCCTTCAAATCAACAAGCTCCTGTTTCTAAAGCAAAGGTGGAAGGAAAGGTGTTGGATAAAATCCCACAAGACCCTGAAGGGATATGGCCCACCTTGGGTTAATGCAGTGTTTTGCAGGCTCAGACATCGTTTTTGTCATCATGCTATATTTTCACATCAAAGAAAAACAGTTTCAAGTTTGAAGTGAACATGCAATACCAAAGAGAGTGAGGGGTTTGATGTGCTCCCAGAAGAGTTGTGGGTGGCATTTAGTGCTGTGCAGGGTCATCACTTCTACTATCATAAGCCTAACTGCTCTGCAGATTTCCATATATGCTTTCTAGCCATTGGCACTTGCACTGTACAGAATGTGCCCCAAGAAGAAAGTGGATGAATTAGGACCTTGCTCTGGTTTATTTTTAGTGATATACTGTACAGTCTGTGGCATGGCAAGTAAGCTGAACCAAAGAGCAGATAGTAGTCTAGACCTAAATGAGTatacagaaggggaaaaaatttaGAAAAGACAGTCCTAAATTTTCATCTGTCACAGATCAAGGAGTGAGATAATCAGTGGGTGATATACAGGAAAGTTCCTGTGTGCCAGAGGCTTGGATGTTTCTTTCCATCGCTTGGCTATATTGCTGGTAGTATACAGCAATGCTAAGTCTGAAGTTGGTTTACTAAAGCTTgtgagctttgctgggcaaaggaGTATTTTCTCCTATTCTTAAAAATCCTCAGGTCTGTCCTCTGCATCCTTGGCTTTTTCTTACTTGATGTGGACTGGTATATTAAAAGCAGTAATGTTTTGCAGCTCCAAAATCTGGGCTGAGGCAGGCACAACCAGCACCTGTCATTGTCTCATAAGCACATAcaagcatctcaacatttcCATGTGTACAAGACATTCCAACACAAACACAGCTACCTGCCTGCAACAACTAAGCAATAAAGAGAATGGAATTACACTGGGAGTATATCTTCCTTGCGAGCATCACCTTGCAGTCTGAGTCCAGTTCTGTTGTAGATTTCCAGCACACTCAAGTAAGTGAACAATCCAGCAGTGAACACTTTTTGGTTTACAGAGAGCTCCCTGCCAGTTGCACAAGGAGAAAGACCAGGCAGCAGTGCTTTGTCACTGCATCTTTAAACTGCCACTGGAGATGCTGCTTGGAAGGGTTTGGATAGGCCATGCCTGGCTTACACCAGCTGCAGAACAGGAATTATGCCCTCCATGCAGAGGATGAGAGCTAGGCCAAGAAGCCCTGAATATAAGCCTGGAATGTATTTATTGAGGGCAAGCAAGCTCAGCATGGAATGATAAGTGTGTGCCTGCCCATCCTCAGCAGGAGAATGACATTTTGGAGGCAAATGATGGGGGGATAAAGGAAGTAGGATGGGGAATAATTACCACCAAGGACCACTCAAAACAGAATAGTGCTATTGGGTTACACATAAGCAGCATGCCCAGCATATCCTTCATCCAACAAAAGCAGCATTACTAGCCCCTCTTGTCATCACCTGCTTAAGTCAACTGCTGAACGGATACTATTAAAGCTTTAATCCATTACACATTTATGTTATGCCTGAGAAATTTATACCACAAGAAGCACTGAGCCCAGCAAGGGTCAAACCTGGGAGTTTTACACACTCCACTGATTATATTCACATACTCAGAAGAAACCATTTAGCTGCAGAAATTAATACAAAGGGAGCAGCAGCCAATCTCCAGCACATGTCAGCCAGGGTGCCTTCCAGAGTCTGGGAAGaacacaccaccagtgactgtGATTCTTCCAGTAAATGGTCTTCATCCTTCCCCATGAGCAGCACCATCTTGTTTTCTCTATGGCTCTTATTTTCTCCATTTCAAgatgccagcctgcctggcaaACAGAAATGAATCTCTGTCTGCAAGAGGCTTTGCAAGATCTCCCATGTAAGAGTCTAATGATGATATGTAGGGCTTTTTTAATGGACATATCAAGGGACAGTGAATTATCTTGCTCTGTTAGATTAAAGGGAAAGGCATTTGCAGGCTGTCGGCACACTAGGATAGGGTattgcaggcagctggcagcatgaACAGCAAATATTCAGAGACCTTCTACTGAAAGCATGAGCCTGACCCAAGGCAACACATGGGGATGATATGCTGTTCAGAATATCAGATCTACAGTGTGTGCTCTCAGATTTCTCCCTCAAACCCAGTATCAGCCTTGCAGAATGCCTGCTGGGCCTTGCATGCATACACCAGCTGACTCTGGCTCCTCCCAGACTATCTGAGGCCCCAGAGCTCTGCCTTACGTGCTGGCATTCCAAACCAGCTCTGTGCTTAGTATCAAAAAGGTCTTCTTTATGAATCAAATTTTGCAAAGACCTTTTAAAGCAAGTCTCACAATGGAGGGCATGCAAAGACACAAGCTAAAGGGTGTCACTGTACCTGAAGTCTTCTGCAAACCCACAGTGTCACTCATGCAGTATGTGATCTACAGAGATATCTCCACCTCTTGCTCCCTCAGCCTTACTCCTCCCTCTCATGAATCTGCAACACTGCCAACTCTCCCAATGCACAACCCAATTTTCCAGACATAGCCCATCATCCCCACTTCTGATCTGCCTCACAGCTGGGCCTGGcatgcagcctcctgcagcagaaccagagggaggaggaggtttaCAAGCTTGCAAAAATCTACCCCAAAAGAGAAGTGCAAGGGGGCACACATATCCCTGGTGGCAGTTAGTGTTGCAAGTCTGCTCCACGGTGCTTCGCCCTCATGACAGGACATGCCTAGCCAGAGGCATCTCCTCTCTATGACCCATGTGGGACCATCTTGTGCATCAGGAAATTAAATACTTGGGAGGTCAGTTACAGATGCAGAGCCTGATTTCAAAGCCTTACAAAGTAGGGCATAGGCAGGATAGGATGATGGAGGCTGCCAGTCTCAGACACTGGGCAAGGCGCATCTGTCTTTCACAGACAAGGTTTTCGGTGTTAGGGTAGGTAACTTCTAAGGTTTAAGGTTAGAAATGTGTTTCTAGTAAAGTACCAAGAAACTTTTTTCATGG
This window harbors:
- the NTMT2 gene encoding N-terminal Xaa-Pro-Lys N-methyltransferase 2, translating into MKVPCRVMLYQGSSCTSRCNGWITASDHHARCGQMFLTRENTLCDTGATSTRLSHVKLYALTSQVINGEMQFYARAKHFYQEVPATEEGMMGDYIELSNTDIESSQEFLRKFVGGVGKAGTNRALDCGSGIGRISKHVLLPVFKSVELVDMMENFLAEVPNYLQGKEDRVEMYYCKSLQEFTPAPQRYDVIWIQWVSGYLTDKDLLHFLIRCQNGLKDNGVIILKDNVAREGCVLDCLDSSVIRDLNIIHSLIEMSGLTILREERQEGFPEQCVPVWMLAMQKDPGHS